One segment of Anopheles stephensi strain Indian chromosome 3, UCI_ANSTEP_V1.0, whole genome shotgun sequence DNA contains the following:
- the LOC118511670 gene encoding ionotropic receptor 21a, translating into MFLHAFLVVFYLWSFLVGITTAIPSLHHPKRFNEQLINYSGRESTNGFYELASEAYYTGAYDGTPVEVENKSDTCLWEDCYEEPDWPTRERRRVDPTFRGHPKTREQIWERNFAHVIMDNRQTLSLVTLLNKIILKYLYHCVPIVLYDTYVATTENYILEALFSDFPTSYITGRIGPNYTLDNPAILEPFGPQCRSYIIFLADVMMTRKVIGPQLNSYVVLIPRSSQWKLQEFLAAKQSRDIINLLVIGESYSVDKRINNEQPYVLYTHELYIDGLGANRPQVLTSWIGNKFSRNNVNLFPKKLRKGFSGHRFTVMAAHQPPFMIKRLSTDGVGNVNIRWEGLEIRLMRAMAQYLNFTYDIVEPSKLEMGPGDAVVDEIQRRQADVGLAGIYVTIERNLATEMSASHSTDCAAFLTLMSSALPRYRAILGPFQWPVWVAVILIYLLAIFPLAFSDKMTLRHLLGNWSEIENMFWYVFGTFTNSLTFQGENSWSNTKKTSTRMLIGIYWLFTIIITACYTGSIIAFITLPVEPERVDGVEQLNRGFYRVGTLDRGGWERWFLNSSHKQTNKLLKDLRYVSSVDEGIRNVTEAFLISYAFIGSKNELEFLIQSNLSHQFQNKRYGLHVSRECFALYGVSMVFPPNSVHRDPINNAILYMQEAGLISKLRKDVTWETVKTKDGHYKEASVGDVLRTTAPSERGLTLADTEGMFLLMLFGYVVALGVLISEWVGGCTNKCREVLKERAERLKAAAAEVAAAATGSDTASVPESSRSSANENTLRKRTGANGTERSLPASNNGSAKVRRIRLTAEDPHNEPEPNEYDTPVDGGGSEASSLHHRSLSECLSEVSAHTMQELYNGPDRRHSTIVFLDGQLMSEDEAKRKVARSKSRHRHSLSSVLEREVSQLFRFLGKDSPYSSRQESSGERGGLVRSGARKEVEVAVEINTPGDVEGPPAPSVTGRRSIEATFGEKLLH; encoded by the exons ATGTTCCTTCACGCTTTCTTAGTTGTGTTTTATCTGTGGAGCTTTTTAGTTGGTATCACGACTGCCATACCTTCACTACACCACCCGAAACGTTTCAATGAGCAGCTTATCAACTACAGCGGCCGAGAATCCACGAACGGATTCTATGAGCTTGCGAGCGAAGCGTACTACACCGGTGCGTACGACGGTACACCGGTTGAGGTGGAAAACAAATCGGACACGTGTCTGTGGGAGGATTGCTACGAAGAACCGGACTGGCCCACCCGTGAACGACGCCGCGTAGATCCTACGTTCAGAGGGCATCCAAAGACGCGCGAACAAATCTGGGAGCGTAACTTCGCACACGTCATCATGGACAAtcggcaaacgctttcgctggTTACGCTTCTCAACAAGATCATCCTGAAGTACCTTTACCACTGCGTACCGATCGTGCTGTACGATACGTATGTGGCCACCACGGAGAACTACATCCTCGAGGCACTGTTTAGCGATTTTCCCACCAGCTACATCACGGGCCGCATCGGTCCCAACTACACGCTGGACAATCCGGCCATTCTGGAACCGTTCGGTCCGCAGTGCCGCAGCTACATCATCTTCCTGGCGGACGTGATGATGACGCGTAAGGTGATCGGTCCCCAGCTGAACAGCTACGTCGTGCTGATACCACGCTCGAGCCAATGGAAGCTGCAAGAGTTTCTGGCCGCGAAACAGTCCCGCGATATCATCAATCTGCTCGTGATCGGAGAATCGTACTCGGTCGATAAACGCATCAACAACGAGCAACCGTACGTGCTGTACACGCACGAGCTGTACATCGATGGGCTCGGTGCTAACCGGCCGCAGGTGCTTACCTCCTGGATCGGGAACAAGTTCTCGCGCAACAATGTGAATCTGTTTCCGAAAAAGTTAAGGAAAGGTTTCTCCGGCCATCGGTTCACGGTGATGGCCGCTCATCAGCCACCGTTCATGATCAAGCGCCTGTCGACGGACGGTGTGGGCAATGTGAATATAAGGTGGGAAGGGCTCGAGATACGGCTGATGCGTGCCATGGCTCAGTATCTTAACTTTACCTACGACATTGTGGAGCCGTCGAAGTTGGAAATGGG TCCGGGTGATGCTGTTGTGGATGAGATACAGCGACGGCAGGCCGATGTAGGGCTGGCCGGTATATACGTGACGATCGAGCGTAACCTTGCCACCGAGATGTCGGCATCGCACTCAACGGACTGTGCAGCCTTCTTAACACTAATGTCAAGCGCCCTGCCAAG ATACCGTGCCATCTTAGGACCGTTCCAGTGGCCCGTATGGGTAGCGGTGATCCTCATCTATCTGTTGGCCATTTTCCCACTCGCATTCTCGGACAAAATGACTTTAAGACATCTGCTCGGTAACTGGAGCGAGATCGAGAACATGTTCTGGTATGTGTTCGGCACCTTTACCAACAGTCTCACCTTTCAGGGCGAGAACTCGTGGAGCAATACGAAGAAGACCTCCACTCGCATGCTGATCG GTATCTATTGGTTGTTTACGATCATTATCACCGCCTGCTACACGGGATCGATCATCGCCTTCATCACGCTTCCGGTCGAACCGGAACGTGTCGACGGGGTGGAGCAGCTTAACCGTGGGTTCTACCGTGTCGGCACACTGGATCGTGGTGGTTGGGAGCGTTGGTTTCTCAACTCAAGCCACAAGCAGACCAACAAGCTGCTCAAGGATCTGCGTTATGTGAGCAGCGTCGACGAAGGCATCCGGAATGTGACCGAAGCGTTCCTTATATCGTACGCCTTTATCGGGTCGAAGAACGAGCTAGAATTTCTCATCCAATCGAACCTCTCACATCA GTTCCAAAACAAACGGTACGGTCTACACGTGAGCCGCGAATGCTTTGCCCTGTACGGTGTGTCGATGGTGTTCCCACCCAACTCCGTCCACCGCGATCCGATCAACAATGCGATCCTTTACATGCAGGAAGCGGGTCTCATCAGCAAACTCAGAAAGGACGTAACGTGGGAAACGGTCAAGACGAAGGATGGCCACTACAAGGAAGCGTCCGTCGGTGATGTTTTGCGCACCACGGCTCCGTCCGAGCGGGGTCTCACACTTGCCGACACGGAGGGTATGtttctgctgatgctgttcgGGTACGTCGTAGCGCTGGGTGTGCTCATTTCCGAGTGGGTCGGTGGCTGTACCAACAAGTGTCGGGAGGTTTTGAAGGAGCGTGCCGAGCGGTTGAAAGCGGCCGCAGCTGAAGTTGCTGCAGCTGCCACCGGCAGTGATACGGCCTCCGTTCCCGAGTCCTCTCGATCATCAGCGAACGAGAACACACTCCGAAAACGAACCGGCGCCAATGGTACGGAAAGATCCCTGCCAGCGAGCAATAATGGTTCGGCAAAGGTGCGTCGCATACGGCTGACGGCGGAAGATCCTCACAATGAACCCGAGCCCAACGAGTACGACACACCGGTGGATGGTGGCGGTAGTGAAGCATCATCCTTGCACCATCGCAGTCTCTCCGAATGCCTGTCGGAGGTAAGTGCACACACCATGCAGGAACTGTACAATGGGCCCGATCGGCGGCATTCCACGATCGTGTTCCTGGACGGACAGCTAATGTCGGAAGATGAGGCGAAGCGGAAGGTTGCTCGCAGTAAATCAAGACACCGGCACAGCTTAAGCTCCGTCCTGGAACGGGAGGTTAGCCAGCTGTTTCGATTCTTGGGCAAGGACTCACCGTACAGCTCACGGCAAGAGTCGAGCGGCGAAAGGGGTGGACTCGTCAGAAGCGGAGCCCGTAAGGAGGTGGAGGTAGCGGTCGAGATCAATACACCGGGCGATGTTGAAGGGCCACCGGCGCCGAGTGTGACAGGTCGCCGAAGCATCGAGGCCACATTCGGAGAGAAGTTACTACATTGA
- the LOC118511671 gene encoding zinc metalloproteinase nas-5-like — MQSRRTEKRISDNTRMHFRTRLLIRQQRYCCTHRGSSFEFYWALESFFGVSVGWNYCHKFGYKSSTMEDEQPSAAVELSQCNHHPNMATKPLNYLMNVVVALCLVQLTLGLDLAVYTKPSKEVGKRLESYDPRKSPGYPHEYGFGHYYQGDILLRPSKVGRLAVTDPLKIDLWVDGIVPYVIRANFTEGEAQTLKAAFAQFEEKTCVRFVPRSDELQYITITNRPEGCYSYVGRSPDPMFNQLNLQTPSCMQEVGTPVHEMMHTLGFLHEQSRPDRDDFIEIFPQNLRPEYQDPQFIAVNFGKYEGPDGTDYGVPYNYGSVMHYSRLAGAASLANPVLNNKQPFFGDFGSEAGLTDGDVQQLIARYCTK, encoded by the exons ATGCAGAGCCGTAGAACCGAAAAGCGCATAAGCGATAATACACGTATGCACTTTCGTACACGCCTTCTGATCAGACAGCAGAGATATTGCTGTACGCATCGTGGTAgttcatttgaattttattgggCTTTGGAATCGTTTTTTGGCGTTTCGGTTGGTTGGAACTATTGCCACAAGTTTGGGTATAAAAGCTCCACCATGGAGGACGAACAGCCATCAGCCGCAGTTGAGCTTTCGCAGTGCAATCACCACCCGAATATGGCAACCAAACCGTTGAACTACCTCATGAACGTGGTGGTGGCTCTGTGCCTTGTGCAGCTTACCCTAGGATTAGATCTGGCCGTGTACACCAAACCGAGCAAGGAAGTTG GCAAACGTCTTGAGTCGTACGATCCCCGGAAGAGTCCGGGATATCCGCATGAGTACGGATTTGGCCACTACTACCAGGGCGATATTCTGCTGCGGCCGTCCAAAGTCGGTCGTCTGGCAGTTACCGATCCACTGAAAATCGATCTATGGGTCGATGGCATAGTGCCGTACGTGATCCGTGCCAACTTCA ctGAAGGAGAAGCGCAAACCCTGAAGGCCGCTTTCGCCCAGTTTGAGGAGAAGACCTGCGTGCGGTTTGTACCGCGCAGCGATGAGCTGCAATACATAACGATCACGAACCGGCCGGAAGGATGCTACTCGTACGTGGGCCGCAGCCCCGATCCGATGTTTAACCAGCTCAACCTGCAGACGCCCAGCTGTATGCAGGAGGTCGGTACACCGGTGCACGAAATGATGCATACGCTCGGGTTCCTGCACGAACAGTCCCGCCCCGATCGGGACGACTTTATCGAGATCTTCCCGCAGAACCTTCGCCCGGAGTATCAAG ATCCTCAGTTTATTGCGGTCAACTTTGGCAAATACGAAGGTCCGGACGGTACGGATTACGGTGTGCCGTACAACTATGGCAGTGTGATGCACTACTCGCGGCTGGCCGGTGCTGCCTCACTCGCTAACCCGGTGCTGAACAACAAGCAACCATTCTTCGGCGACTTTGGCAGTGAGGCTGGGCTGACGGACGGTGATGTGCAGCAGCTCATTGCCCGATATTGCACAAAGTAG
- the LOC118511669 gene encoding astacin-like produces the protein MIAASRTILMIGALLLLRIVRNPCSGQLYQSESAEVGRRVHNYDSRYQQQPAHELGFGYYYQGDIMLPTDAHQSQDRLSIAEEHTSTVWPNAIVPYYITPNDFTPNEVRVIEKSMNVFHTKTCVRFVPRTPDTPYYVTITNRPAGCYASVGRALDNSQNVMNLQAPACLMSGTPMHEMMHILGYLHEVSRPDRDDYIYVNRSALEPRYQTESFYRNNFAKYERDVETYSIDYNYGSIMHYTRFAGAKDRSHPVLVNLKPYDEPDFGNRTLSPSDIESIQFRYCRNATGLYWLQPFQLLTNPFFSHRSSRRFG, from the exons ATGATCGCCGCGAGTAGAACGATTCTAATGATCGGtgcactactactgctgcggATCGTTCGGAACCCTTGCTCGGGGCAACTGTATCAATCGGAAAGTGCCGAAGTAG GTCGACGGGTGCACAACTATGACAGCcggtaccagcagcagccggcaCACGAGCTTGGCTTCGGGTACTACTACCAGGGCGACATTATGCTGCCGACCGATGCCCACCAAAGCCAGGACCGGCTGTCGATAGCCGAGGAGCATACGTCCACCGTTTGGCCGAACGCGATCGTACCGTACTACATCACACCGAATGATTTTA CACCGAACGAGGTGCGTGTGATCGAGAAGTCGATGAACGTGTTCCACACGAAAACGTGCGTCCGGTTCGTTCCCCGAACACCGGACACTCCCTACTACGTGACGATCACGAACCGTCCGGCCGGATGTTACGCCTCGGTAGGACGCGCCCTAGACAACAGCCAGAATGTGATGAACCTGCAGGCGCCCGCATGTCTGATGAGCGGCACGCCAATGCACGAGATGATGCACATTCTGGGCTACCTGCACGAGGTGAGCCGTCCCGATCGGGACGACTACATCTACGTCAACCGTAGTGCCCTTGAGCCAAGGTATCAAA CGGAATCATTCTATCGAAACAACTTTGCCAAGTACGAGCGAGATGTTGAGACGTACAGCATCGACTACAACTATGGCAGCATCATGCACTACACGCGGTTTGCGGGTGCGAAGGATCGCTCCCATCCGGTGTTGGTGAATTTG AAACCATACGACGAACCCGACTTCGGCAACCGCACGCTCAGCCCGTCCGACATCGAAAGCATCCAGTTCCGGTACTGTCGGAACGCTACCGGGCTCTACTGGTTGCAACCATTCCAACTACTTACCAACCCATTCTTCAGCCACCGATCGTCCAGAAGGTTTGGTTAG